ATCAGCAATTGGGAGGTGCTCTGGCATTGCCTTCTCGACATGGGGCTTGCGATCACCATGAACTACGATCCGCCCAAACGCCGCTCACGCCACTACATCGTCAATCGCCTGCGCAAGAGCGCCGGCCTCGGCATCCTGAAACCCGGCCGCAGCTTCGTGCGCCCGGCGCTTCGGATCCTGGAAAACGGCGGCAACTTGCTGATCTTTTGTGATGAAGGCTTCAATGGATACATTCGCGCACCCTTCTTTGGGCAGCCGGCGCATCTTGAAGGCAATTATGCTCTCGTCGCGCGCATGGCGCGGAAGACGAATGCGCTAATATATCCGGTGTTCATGGTGCGGGAAAATGGATCACGTTTTGTGTTGCGGGTGCTGGAGCCGTTTAGATTGCATGAAAGAGACACTACCGAAGGGTGGGATATTGAGGACGTAGAACGCTTGAACGCGGTGATCGAGCCGATGGTGCGGGAGCATCCGGAGCAATGGTATTTCGTGGATAATCGACCACAATAAGGAACCGAGATAATATCTTTACTTGCGATGGGCGGCAGATTGATAGGGCCATCCTGGCCTGTTTTGGAAAGCCAATCAGCGATTGAGGTCGTGGGTTGTATTCTTTGGCTTAGTGGGTTGAAGCGTGATTACGCCTAAGCTAATTATCGGCGGGAAGATTGAGTGTAGTGTCTAGATGAGTTCTGCTTTATTTTCGTCGCAGGACGATTTTTCAGCCGTGGCATGTCTCGGGGGCATAAGCACCACGATGTCTATTTAATCATAAATTAAAGCGAAAATGGATTTTAAATGACGATATTGGTTTCCGGAGGGGCCGGGTTTATTGGCGGAAACTTCGTCATTGAATGGCTTGATCGGCATGACGAGAAGGTCATCAATCTCGACAAGCTGACCTACGCCGGCAATCTGGGGACGTTGAGAGGATTGAAGGGCGACAATCGACACGTGTTCGTGCGGGGCGATATCGGCGACCGCGATCTGATGAGCGATTTACTATCGCTTCACAAGCCGCGTGCGGTCATTAATTTCGCAGCCGAAAGTCATGTCGACCGATCCATTCACGGACCCGGCGATTTTATCCAGACGAATATCGTCGGCACCTTCAATTTGCTGGAATCGGTCCGCGGCTACTGGAGTGATTTGCCAGACGAGGAGAAGCGGGGCTTTCGCTTTCTTCACGTTTCGACCGACGAGGTCTATGGCACGTTGTCCAAGGACGATGCGCCGTTCAACGAGCTCAATCGCTATGAGCCGAACAGTCCCTATTCCGCCAGCAAGGCGGCCTCGGATCATCTGGTTCGCGCCTGGCACCACACCTATGGGCTGCCGGTGTTGACGACGAATTGCAGCAATAATTACGGCCCGTACCATTTTCCCGAAAAGCTGATCCCGCTGGTGATCCTGAACGCTCTCTCGGGCAAAAGCCTTCCCATCTATGGCGACGGCCAGCAAATCCGGGACTGGCTTTATGTCAGGGATCATTGCAGTGCCATCCGGCGCGTGCTGGAAGCCGGTAGGGTCGGCGAGACCTATAATGTCGGCGGCTGGAACGAGAAGCCCAATCTCGATGTCGTCCACACCATCTGCGCGATCCTCGATGAGCTGCGGCCGAAGGCGGAT
Above is a window of Rhizobium sp. CCGE531 DNA encoding:
- a CDS encoding lipid A biosynthesis lauroyl acyltransferase yields the protein MTSGDGTGRKAAASKRKAWTYEPPKAPSVADFRAGGDRRGAFLCYWLYENIDNAIDLFFYFAFMLLPAAACSALGGWLGRILAPRSHKGAYARAAANLKMIRPELGDDELKRLLDAYADSQGRQMAEYSVVPRLARRHARKIGTEGMVERCSEGPVIFIAPHISNWEVLWHCLLDMGLAITMNYDPPKRRSRHYIVNRLRKSAGLGILKPGRSFVRPALRILENGGNLLIFCDEGFNGYIRAPFFGQPAHLEGNYALVARMARKTNALIYPVFMVRENGSRFVLRVLEPFRLHERDTTEGWDIEDVERLNAVIEPMVREHPEQWYFVDNRPQ
- the rfbB gene encoding dTDP-glucose 4,6-dehydratase, translating into MTILVSGGAGFIGGNFVIEWLDRHDEKVINLDKLTYAGNLGTLRGLKGDNRHVFVRGDIGDRDLMSDLLSLHKPRAVINFAAESHVDRSIHGPGDFIQTNIVGTFNLLESVRGYWSDLPDEEKRGFRFLHVSTDEVYGTLSKDDAPFNELNRYEPNSPYSASKAASDHLVRAWHHTYGLPVLTTNCSNNYGPYHFPEKLIPLVILNALSGKSLPIYGDGQQIRDWLYVRDHCSAIRRVLEAGRVGETYNVGGWNEKPNLDVVHTICAILDELRPKADGGRYSDQIVFVKDRPGHDRRYAIDARKLERELGWKPQETFETGIRKTIEWYLGNQDWVGNVTSGAYREWVDRQYEVQL